Within Micromonospora parathelypteridis, the genomic segment CCGCGATGACCAGATGCGGGAACATGCCGCGACCGGAGATGCCCAACAGCGGGGTGGTCGCCCAACTGGTCCCGTTCGAGATCACCGTCGCCGTGTTGAGCAGCAGGAACCGCAGCGCGATCGGCAGCACGAGCCCGACCAGAGTGCCCACGATGCCGGCGATGACGTACGTCCGGGTCGGGGTCTGCACACCCACCCGCGCACCGTGCCACCGATACCACCAGAGGCTGAGCAGGTAGCCGCCGATGAGCGCCACCAGCCAGTACCAGCCGAGGGCGGCCGAGCGTTCAAGGAAGTCACCACCGAGGCCGGTCAGCGCGGGGTTGTCCTGCGTGGCGCGCAAGGCGGGCGATTCGACCGATTCGACGTACAGGGGCGCGGCCACCGCCATCAGGAGACCGAACAGCAGGAGCGGCAGCCAGTAGGCGTGTCTGGCGGCCCGGGTGCGCCGTCGGAGCGCGGCCACCGATGCCAGCAGTTCTCCGGGTGTGTCCTCGCTGTTCGGCGCGGTGCTCGGTTGTTCCGACACGATGCCCTCCAGGATTGATGCTGCACTACCAATAGGTTTGCACTGCAAATCAATCTGCGCAAGGGTCAATGAGACGCCGAGGCCCACGGGATCGACCGTGGTAGTTCCTGCAGGGCCTCGGCACCGGCTAAGGTCCGGCCTGGAGGTGGTCCGTGTTCATCGAAGCCTTTCCGATCGTGACGACACCTGACCTGCCACGACTGGTCGCGTTCTACCGGGACGTGGTCGGCTTCGAGCTGACCTACCGGTTCCCGGACGAGGGCGCCCCGGAGTTCGTCGCACTCCGCCTGGGCAACAGCGAGCTCGGCCTGGCCGCCAACCCGGAGGCTGACGAGCCGGCCGACTCGCACCGCTGGGAGCTGTGCGTCTACGCCGACGACTGCGACGCAGCCGTGGGCGCGCTGCGCACGGGTGGAGCGACGGTCACCGAGGAGCCGGTCGACCAGCCCTGGGGCGAGCGGTCCGCGCGGGTGACCGACCCCGACGGCAACCGGTTGCTGGTGCTGGCCCGGCTGTAGGCGTCCGTGCCGGGGCAGGATCAGGACAGCGGTCATCGTCTCCAGAACAGGAGATGGGTGATTCCGCTGGGGCTGGGCACCGACTCCAGGTGGAAGCGGTCGAGGAGTTCGGTGGGGCTGTCCCACAAACGCTCGCCCCGGTCGAGGTCGACGGGCGCGACGGCGATATGCATCGTGTCGACCAGATCGGCCTCGATGAACTCCCGGATGGTCGCCACCCCACCACCGAGGCGTACGTCCCGACCGGCGGCTGCCTGCTTCGCCCGAGCCAGGGCCTCGGTCGGGCTGGCGTCGAGGAAGTGGAATGTGGTGTCGGCCAGGGTGAACGACGGGCGTTCATGGTGGGTGAGCACGAAGACCGGCGTGTGGAACGGCGG encodes:
- a CDS encoding dihydrofolate reductase family protein; this encodes MPQLLRVQCFNVSQDGFGTGEGQSLERPFGHADPTPLFSWRAATASFVYRTEPGGTRGLDDYLTRDAECNIGAEIMGRNKFGPQRGPWKDHEWQGWWGDNPPFHTPVFVLTHHERPSFTLADTTFHFLDASPTEALARAKQAAAGRDVRLGGGVATIREFIEADLVDTMHIAVAPVDLDRGERLWDSPTELLDRFHLESVPSPSGITHLLFWRR
- a CDS encoding VOC family protein; translation: MTTPDLPRLVAFYRDVVGFELTYRFPDEGAPEFVALRLGNSELGLAANPEADEPADSHRWELCVYADDCDAAVGALRTGGATVTEEPVDQPWGERSARVTDPDGNRLLVLARL